Proteins from a genomic interval of Undibacterium parvum:
- a CDS encoding glucokinase: MVSFDSPRLIADIGGTYARFALEIEKGKFEHIASLRCADYPDFHSAINFYLNSIAPLQVEHAAVAIANPVDGDRVSMTNYHWQFSIEQMRLQLGFDTLVIVNDFTALAMAVPRLDVSETRQIGGGETRKQSVIGVLGPGSGLGVSGLIPLQDGWISLGSEGGHSSFSPRDEREIAVLQYAWKSFDHVSFERLLSGSGLELTYRALADYRAVPSSDLTAPEITERALNAGDAVCAEALEIFCSLLGTAAANLALTLGALGGIYIGGGIVPRLGAYFDASPFRARFEERGRFSQYVAAIPTFVITAEHATFIGVSAILEAQLRSIKATPGSAILGQIRRARAELSPAELRVAEYILAHPRAALNDPIADISRAAQVSQPTVIRFCRSLGCEGLSDFKLRLASGLTGTVPVTHTQVTHDDSMLELGAKVLGNTASAILQVRSQLNREMIDKAIALLIQANRVEFFAVGHYGVVAQDAQYKFLRFGVSSGAYTDSRLQLLAASVLKPGDVAVIISSSGRMPELLEVADKARERGAYIIAITASQSPLARKADAALIVDHVEDISTHLPMISRILHLLVIDILAVGVAMQRNTEIEQGLNPEQAELLDEANHGGRKTSAKNEASASNSGYGLANPLARLTSHSR, encoded by the coding sequence ATGGTTTCTTTTGATAGCCCTAGGCTCATTGCCGATATCGGTGGCACTTACGCACGCTTCGCATTGGAAATCGAAAAAGGTAAATTTGAGCATATCGCGTCCTTACGCTGTGCTGATTATCCCGATTTTCATTCTGCCATTAATTTCTATCTCAATAGCATAGCGCCGCTCCAGGTCGAGCATGCGGCAGTGGCAATCGCCAATCCTGTTGATGGTGATCGCGTTAGTATGACCAATTACCACTGGCAGTTTTCTATAGAGCAAATGCGGCTGCAATTGGGTTTTGATACCTTAGTCATCGTCAATGACTTCACCGCGTTGGCAATGGCAGTGCCGCGCTTAGATGTCAGCGAGACGCGCCAAATTGGTGGTGGGGAGACCCGCAAGCAAAGCGTGATTGGGGTCTTGGGCCCGGGTAGTGGTTTGGGTGTTTCTGGCCTGATACCGCTACAGGATGGATGGATTTCACTCGGTTCTGAAGGTGGTCATAGTAGTTTTTCACCGCGCGATGAGCGCGAAATCGCGGTGCTGCAATATGCCTGGAAATCGTTTGATCACGTGTCGTTTGAGCGCCTGTTGTCGGGATCCGGCCTGGAATTAACATATCGTGCCTTGGCCGATTACCGTGCCGTGCCCAGTAGCGATTTGACCGCGCCTGAGATTACAGAGCGTGCACTTAATGCTGGTGATGCGGTCTGTGCTGAGGCTTTGGAGATCTTCTGTAGTTTGCTAGGGACCGCAGCGGCCAACCTGGCACTTACTTTGGGGGCCTTGGGCGGGATCTATATTGGGGGCGGTATTGTGCCGCGTCTGGGGGCCTACTTTGACGCCTCACCGTTTCGCGCGCGCTTTGAGGAGCGTGGCCGCTTCAGCCAGTATGTAGCAGCGATCCCCACCTTCGTCATTACTGCAGAACACGCGACGTTTATCGGTGTGTCGGCGATCCTGGAGGCACAACTCAGGAGCATTAAGGCCACACCTGGCTCGGCCATACTTGGTCAGATCAGGCGTGCTCGCGCAGAACTGTCACCAGCAGAATTGCGGGTTGCTGAATATATTTTGGCGCACCCACGCGCCGCGCTAAATGATCCTATCGCCGATATTTCTAGAGCCGCGCAGGTCAGTCAGCCTACCGTGATTCGTTTTTGCCGTTCCTTGGGCTGTGAAGGTCTGTCCGACTTTAAGCTCAGACTCGCCTCTGGCTTGACTGGTACGGTACCAGTGACGCATACCCAGGTTACACATGATGATTCTATGCTGGAGTTGGGTGCCAAGGTTTTGGGCAATACTGCCTCCGCGATTTTGCAAGTGCGTAGCCAGTTGAATCGTGAAATGATCGATAAGGCCATTGCCTTGTTGATCCAGGCCAATCGAGTGGAATTTTTTGCGGTCGGGCATTACGGCGTCGTGGCACAAGACGCGCAATATAAATTTTTACGTTTTGGCGTCTCTAGCGGAGCCTACACTGATAGTCGTTTACAGTTGCTGGCTGCAAGTGTATTGAAGCCAGGCGACGTCGCGGTGATCATCAGTAGTAGTGGCCGCATGCCTGAGCTATTGGAGGTGGCAGATAAAGCACGCGAACGCGGTGCCTACATCATCGCGATTACGGCCAGCCAGTCCCCCTTGGCACGTAAGGCCGATGCGGCCTTGATTGTGGATCATGTCGAAGATATTTCTACCCATTTGCCTATGATTAGCCGCATCTTACATTTACTGGTGATCGATATTCTTGCTGTTGGTGTGGCAATGCAACGCAATACTGAGATTGAGCAGGGCCTCAATCCTGAGCAAGCCGAATTACTCGATGAAGCCAATCACGGGGGGCGCAAAACCAGCGCAAAGAATGAGGCATCGGCTTCTAATTCAGGATACGGTCTGGCCAATCCTCTGGCGCGTTTGACCTCGCATAGCCGATGA